Genomic window (Tautonia rosea):
GTCTTCGGCCCGAATGACGCGGGCAATGGCCAGCCCCAAGGGGTTCGCCCCGGCAATGAGGTAACCAGTCCGACCGCCAGTCAGCCCGAGCCGACGCGCCAGCGGCACCGACGCCAGGCCATAGACCACCACCGTCCCGATAATAACCGTGAAGACGGCCGGGACCAGGCGATCGGCCCCTTCGATGCCCCCCTCTCGCAGCCGCAAGGCAAAGACCGAGGCCACGGCCGCGGCGACGATGCCGCGAGGAGCCATGCACATCAAGAACAGTCGATCGGCCCAGGCAAGCCCTGTGCCCACCGTCGAGGCCAGTACCGAAAGCGGCCGCGCGATCACAATCAGAACAACCGTGAACAGCACGCTCCGCAGACCGACCGCCGCGATCTGATCGGGAGACAACCGCGCGGCCAGCACCACGAACAAGACCGAGACGAGCAGAACAGTTAAACTTTCCTTGAACTCGGCGATGTGCCGGATCGAGACCGATCGTTGATTGGCGAGGACCACCCCGAGCACGGTGACGGTCAACAGGCCCGACTCCTCTCGGATCAGGTCTGAGAGGGTGAAGGTGGCCACCACGACCATCAAGGCGACGGGATTGTGCAGGTAGTCGGGCACCCAGTATCGTCCGAGGACCCAGGTCAAGGCCATTGCACCGGCCAGACCGATGACCAGGCCGACGATGGCTGTGAGCACCCCTCCCCAGATCAGGACCGAGAGCCCCGAACTCGGCCCGCCGGCCGTGCCGATCACCTCGAAGACGAGGACGGCCAGCACGGCGCCGATTGGGTCGATGACAATCCCTTCCCACATCAAGATCGGCCCGGAACCCCCCGACGGTCGCACATGCCGGAGCAAGGGGCCGATGACCGTGGGACCGGTCACGACGAGGATCGCCCCGAGCAGAATGGCCAGGGGCCAGGGAACGCCGATCAGATACCGACCGGCCACGGCGGCCACCAGCCAGGTGATGCCCGCGCCGATGCTCACGAGATTGCGGATCACCGCGCCTGAGGTTCGCAGGTCGGCCAGCTTGAGGGTCAGGCCCCCTTCAAAGAGGATCACCGCGACCGAGAGGGAGACAATCGGGGCGAGCGCATCGCCGAGCAGCTCGGCCGGATCGATCAGGCGGCCGAGTTCGAGCCATTCGGCCGCGGGTCCTGCCAGCAGCCCGGCGAGCAGGAGCAGGAGAATGGCCGGGAGGTTGAGTCGCCAGGCCGCCCACTGCGCCCCGATTCCCAGAACGACAATGGCGGCAAGTTGGATCAAGACATCTTCGTGCATCCCGGTTGATCCTCTGGGGCGCGTCGCGTTGCAATGGCGGACCGGAGGATCGTAGCGATCGGCGTGCCGGATCGGAAGCCAAAATCGGAGGAGGGACACAAGGAACAGGACGAATCTGGGGAGAACGGAGGGAGCGGACGCGGCACGAGGCCACACCGACGGTCGGCAAGGCCTCGTGCAAGGGGCAATTAACGGTGGAGATCTGCCAGGATAGTTTTCCCCGGAAGAGGGGATCAGGCGATCAGATCCTGGATAACCGAGCCGTAGACGTCGGTCAGGCGGAAGTCTCGGCCCGAGTAGCGGTAGGTCAGGCGCTCGTGGTCGACGCCGAGCAGGTGCAGGGCGGTGGCGTGGAGGTCGTGAACGTGCATGCGGCCTTCGATGGCGTTCATGCCGAACTCGTCGGTCGCGCCGTGGGTGTAACCGCCCTTGACCCCCCCACCGGCCAGGAACATCGAGAAGCCGGTGTGGTGGTGATCGCGGCCAGGATCGCCCTTCTTGGCCGGCTCGGAATAGGGTGTGCGGCCGAACTCGCCGCCCCAGATGACCAGGGTGTCGTCGAGGAGGCCGCGGGCCTTCAGGTCGCCGAGCAGGGCGGCGGTGGCACGGTCGGCATCGGCACAGAGGCGGCGGTGCCCCTTGTCGTTGGCCGAGTGGGTGTCCCAGGGTTGCTTGTTCCGGCCATCGACGTAGTAGACCTGGACCACGCGGACGTCGCGCTCAACCAGGCGGCGAGCCAGCAGGCAAGACTGGCCGAAGGTGGTGCGGCCGTAGGTCTCGCGGAGCCGCTCGGGTTCTCGGGAGAGGTCGAATGCCTCGCCGGCCTCGGTCTGCATCTGGAAGGCGAGTTCGAGGGAGGAGATCTGGGCGTCGAGGGCCGATTCGTGCGGCCGATCGGCACGATGGAGGTCGTTCATCTGCTGGATGAGGTCGAGTTGCTTGCGCTGCTCAGCCCGGTCGAGCTTCGAATGCTTCAGGTGGGCGATCATCGCGTGCACATCAAGGTCGGAGGTGTTGACCGACATGCCTTGATGTTCGCCCGGCAGAAAGGCGCTCGACCAGAGTTGCGGCCCAACGACCGGCAAGCCAGGGCAGAGGACGACGAAGGGGGGCAGGTTGGCGTTCTCGGAGCCGAGGCCATAGGAGAGCCACGAGCCGAGGCTTGGCCGGGTCGGCTGCTGGTGGCCGGAGTGCATGAGCAACAGGCCCGGCTCATGGTTCGGCGTATCGGTATGCATGCCGCGGAGGACGCAGAGGTCATCGGCGAAGTGGGAGAGGTGCGGGAATAGCTCGCTCATCACCACGCCGCTCTCGCCGTGAGGGCGAAAGCGGAAGGGGGAGGGCATGAAGGTTCCCCCCTTGAGTTTGCGTTCCAGCTTGAACTTGTCGGCCGAGGGGGCTTCGCCCGCATACTTCGCCAGAGCGGGCTTGGGGTCGAACGTATCAACGTGCGAGGGAGCACCATTCATGAACAGGAAAATGACCCGTTTGGCCTTTGCCGGGTGGTGCAGGCCGCCGAGCCCGGTGGCGGTAGCTCCCTGAGCGGTCGGCGGGGAGAGCAGGCCGGCGGTTTCCATGGCACCGGCCAGGCCGAGCAGGCCGAATCCGGCCCCCGTACGTCCGAGCATCTGGCGACGGGTCAGGGGCCGGCGGGGGCCGCGGGGGTCGAGGCTCATGGCGAGGCTCCTTGTCGAAGCGGGAGGCTTGGGGGTGGGGTGGGGACGGAATCAGTCGATCAAGAGGAATTCATTCGATGCGAGCAACGCCTGGGCATACACGGCCCAGCGTTCGGGGTCGTTGCAGGAGTCGGAGCCCAGGAAAGAGAGGGCCAGTTGTGTTTCGGCATCGCTCGGGGGCCGGGCGAAGAGGAGGCGATAGGCCAGGTCGATCCGGGCGTCCGGGTCGTCTCCGGCCTCGCTCGCCAGGCGGTCGGCGAGGCGATCGGCGTGGTGGGTGACGAACGGGCTGTTGAGGACGAAGAGCTTCTGGAGCGGGGTTGTGGTGCGGGCTCGGCCGTCGCTATGGGCGTTCGGGTCGGGGAAGTCGAACCGGGCGAGCATCGGGTGCAGCTCCAGTCGGCTGATCCTGCTGTAGAGGGTGCGGCGGCCGACGTCGGGATCGCTCGGGTCGATCGACGTGCCGCCGACGGTGCGGTCGAGCGAGCCGGAGGCGGCCAGGACCGAGTCTCGCCAGCTTTCGACCACCAGGCGCTTGCGAGCGGCTCGGGCGTAGAGGGTGTTCTCAGGGTCAATCGTGCGGTGGGCGTTGGTGATGGCGCTCGACTGGCGATAGGTGCTGGAGGTGGCCAGCTCTCGGATAAGGGACTTGAGGGACCAGCCCCCCTCGGTGACGAAGCGGGCGGCCAGGTCGTCGAGCAGTTCGGGGTGGGTCGGCTGTTCGCCGAGGATGCCGAAGTTGCTGGGCGTGCCGACGATCGACTGGCCGAACAGTTGGCCCCAAACACGGTTGACGAAGACGCGGGAGGTCAGGGGGTTGCTCGGATCGACGATCGCCTCGGCCAGGTCGAGCCGACCGCTCGAGGATTCGTCTCCCAGGAGGATCGGTTCGCCGTCGGACAGGACCGAGAGGAAGTGCCGGCGAGCGACCGGCCCTTTTTGCTCGACATTGCCGCGAATGAAGACGTTCAGGTCCTTCGGATCGGCATCCTTGATGATGTGCATGGCGTTTTCGGGAGCCTTGGCCTCGCCGTCGTCGTCCAGCTCGCACTCGTCGGTCAGCGGCTGGTTGAACATGACGGTACTGGCGAAGACCCCGGCCAGGGCGTAGTAGTCTTCGGTCGAGATCGGATCATACTTGTGATCGTGGCAGCGGGCGCAGGCGACCGTCAGGCCGAGCAGGCCTCGGGAGACGACATCGACCCGGTCTTCCCACTCCTCGGCCATCACCTCGGGGGAATTACGGCGGTAGTACTTCGGGCCGAGGCCAATGAAGCCGAGCGCGGCCAATTCGTCGGAGTCGGCCGGTTCGATCAGGTCAGCGGCAAGCTGACGACGGATGAACGTGTCGTAGGGAATGTCGTCGTTGAGGGCCTTGATCAGCCAGTCGCGATAGAGGTAGGCGTTGGGATAGGTCAATGAGGTGTCATCGCCAACGATATGGGCCTGGTCTTCGGCGTAGCGGGCCAGGTCGAGCCAGACACGTGCCCAGCGCTCGCCGAAGTGGGGGGAGGCGAGCAGTCGATCGACGAAGGCTTCCACGGCGTTGGGAGAGGGGTCGGCGACGAAGGCCTCGACCTCAAGCGGATCGGGGGGCAGGCCGAGCAGGTCGATCGAGAGGCGACGGGCGAGGGTCCGGCGATCGGCCTCGGGGTTCGGCACCAGGCCGGAGTCGTCGAGGCGGGCGAGGATGAAGGCATCAATCGGTGATCGGACCCAGGAGGGGTCGGACACCTCGGGCGGTTCGGAGCGCTTCGGAGGCTGATAGGTCCAGGAGGATCGGGCGGCATCCCAGTCGATCCCGGTGGTCGGGGGTTCGGGTGTTGAGCCGTCGTCGGAGCGGGGGTCGGGGGCACCCATCGTCACCCACTGTTCGAAGGCGGCGATGACCTCGGGCGGGAGCTTCCGGGAGGGCGGCATCTGCACATAAGAATCGTAGCGAATAGCCTCGATGAGCAGGCTCAGCTCGGGGTCTCCCGGCTCGACGGCGGGGCCGCCGTCCCCCCCCTGGAGCATGGCGGCGCGGGAGTCGAGCCGAAGGCCGCCCTTGGCCACATTTTCCTCGGCCGAGTGGCAACTATAGCACTGCTCGATGAGGACCGGGCGGATCTTCGCCTCGAAGAGGGCAAGCCCTTCGGCCTCGTCGGCCGAGGCTCGTGCGTGCGGAGCCATTCCCAGCACGATTGCAAGGGCCACGGCCGTGGTGAGACTTTGACCGCGGGAGCGATCAACCGGGTTCGGGACAAGGCTCATCAGGGCAACCTCTCGTGGCTCAGGACGGTCAAAGCCCAGGGGCGGTTCCTTTTTTGCGCAGTACCTCAAGTTTATCGGATGTTCAACAGGGAGTCGAGAGAATCGAGGATCATTCCTTCGAATCAAAGGCGCAAGTAAATCTTTTGCCGGTCGAGGAAGCGAACGAAGAGCATGGTGATGGCGAAGAAGATCAGGAGGCCGATCATGGTCCACCAGAGGGGGGAATCCTTGGGGACGAAGGCGTAGACCGTGCGTTCCACGACGCGGTGGATGATGTAGGCGGCCAGGGGGTTCATGCCGAGCAGGCGGAATAATTCGAGCGAAGCGCCGAAGCGGTCGCAGGCGATGACGAACAGGCCGTACAGGGCCAGGGCGAAGCCGGTGCTGAACCAGATGAAGGGGATGGTGACGATGCGCTTGTCCATCATCCAGTAGTTTTTGGCCAGCACTTCAGGCTCGATCAGCGGAGCGGTGGCGAGCAAGTCGGCCGGGGGGCGGTCGGAGAGGCGGTCGAGGGGAGGGATGACGGGAGAGACGGCGATGTCGATTGGATCGCCGTTTTCCTGAGTGCGGCGGTCGTCGACGGTGTAAAGGGTGCTGAAACAGGAGAGGGCATAGGCCACGATCATGACCAGCGCACCCCAGGCCATCAGGCGAGCGGCGGCCGAACCCGAGGAGCGACCGGTGACAGTCATCGTGTCAAAGGCGAGGGTGCCGGCGAGCATGGGGACCGACCAGTGCAGCAGTCCGAACAAACCGCCGTCCCAGGCGCGTCGACCGGTGGTGCCCCAGAGGCCGTCCATCCAGTTCGGCTGGCCCGAGACGAAGTCGTAATTGAAGGAGTACGACATGAGGAAATGGGCGGCCGAGAATCCGATCATCGTGCCGAACCGAGTCCAGGCCGATCGGGCGACGACGGGCATGATGAGGAGCTGGCAGACGCCGATGATCGCCAGGACCTCCCAGGCGTCGGCCTTGACCAGCTCGGCCAGGGCGCGCAGGACTCCCGGGCCGGTCATCTCGTCCCACGATTTGAAGCTGAAGCCGACGCCATAAACGACCAGGGAGATGAGCACCAGACCGAGGCTCCGCCAGAGGACCCGGCGGTAGGCGAGCGAGGAGCCGACCTGATCGATGCGACGCAGCAGGCTGAGCCGATACGAGAAGCCGCAGGCGAACATGAAGCTGGGCATGATCGAATCGGCATAGCTGAAGTACGTATTATTGTGCTTCAAGACCGAGTGGATCACGGCGAACGCGCCGAGGAAATTGACGACGAACATACCGGCGACCGTGTAGCCGCGGAACTGGTCCATCGAGGCAATTCGGCCGGTCCCTGCCATCGAACTCATCGGCGATCGTCTCCGCATCGAGGCCCGCATGGGCAGGCCGGAAAGGTAAAGAAAGGGTGTTCGGGAGGTTGTTCAAGGTTGAAGGTGTGTGCTGACGTTTACGGTGTTTCTTGCTCGTGCGACGAAAACCCGGGCAGCGCACGAGGGGCGGGTTCGCCTTCCCGGAAGAGGTAGCCGGTGTCGGCGTCGAGGGCGTTGAACTGGTCGACACGGCCGGAGGGCCAGCGAATTTCCAACGAATCCACCGTTTCGGCCTCGCCGAGGCCGAATAGGAGGCGGCCGTCGCTGGCCGATTGGTAGCTGCCGCCGCCGAAGCGGGTGGCAATTTGGCGATGACCGCCGGCCTCGACTGTGACGATCGCGCCGACGCCGTCGCGGTTCGACTTGGTTCCTTCGAGTCGCAAGGCGATCGCATGACCGGCCCCTTCGGTCTGGTTGTGGAGGAAGACGAGGGGGTCGTTCTGAGCCTGGAGGATGGCGTCGGGGCGGCCGTCGTTGTCGACATCTCCCACGGCCAGGCCGCGCCCGAGGGAGAGTCGGTCGAAGGCAGGTCCGGGGGTGGGGCCGGGGTCGATCAGGCGGCCATCGGGACCGCCAAGCAAGAGCTGCGGGGGCATCTTCCAGGGATACGAGGGGCGGCCGTCGTGCACGTGGCCGTTGGCGCTCAAGAGGTCGAGTCGGCCATCGAGATTGGCGTCGAGCAGGGTCAGGCCGAAGCCAAGCAAGTGGCGGCTGGGTGCTTTCAGGTTGATCTCGCTCGTCTGGTCGGCGAAGAAGCCGCCGCCGAGGTTCCGGAAGAAGGAGGTCGATTCTTCATAATAGTTGGTGACGAGCAGATCGAGCCGGGCGTCGCCGTCGAGGTCGCCCACGGCCGTGCCCATGCCGGCCTGGTAGTTGCCGTGGGCGTTGGCCGCGATGCCAGCGACCGCTCCCACTTCCTCGAATTGAAAGTCACCTCGATTCATGAACAAAAGATCGGCCGTCATGTCGTTGGCGACGAACAGGTCGATCCGGCCGTCGTCATCGACGTCGGCGGCGACCACGCCGAGCCCTCGGCCGGGGGTGACGGCGAAGCCGGCCTCCTGCGTCAC
Coding sequences:
- a CDS encoding cation:proton antiporter — translated: MHEDVLIQLAAIVVLGIGAQWAAWRLNLPAILLLLLAGLLAGPAAEWLELGRLIDPAELLGDALAPIVSLSVAVILFEGGLTLKLADLRTSGAVIRNLVSIGAGITWLVAAVAGRYLIGVPWPLAILLGAILVVTGPTVIGPLLRHVRPSGGSGPILMWEGIVIDPIGAVLAVLVFEVIGTAGGPSSGLSVLIWGGVLTAIVGLVIGLAGAMALTWVLGRYWVPDYLHNPVALMVVVATFTLSDLIREESGLLTVTVLGVVLANQRSVSIRHIAEFKESLTVLLVSVLFVVLAARLSPDQIAAVGLRSVLFTVVLIVIARPLSVLASTVGTGLAWADRLFLMCMAPRGIVAAAVASVFALRLREGGIEGADRLVPAVFTVIIGTVVVYGLASVPLARRLGLTGGRTGYLIAGANPLGLAIARVIRAEDIPVLLVDTRTDRLDSADHEGIPTLNASILSPFVRERIDAGRIGRLLALTPNEEVNSLAALHFTSLFGRQNVFQLTPEPHGAARSPKNHDADPEPDVTVPLAAQIDAADLHEAGRSVALELHGRVLFGSGMTFRHLDALFYAGATIERLDLDGADPSEAFAAQFGPKAVPLLIIDDGGDVIPVTATPRPDARAPRTVIGLVPRADRPQGS
- a CDS encoding DUF1501 domain-containing protein — translated: MSLDPRGPRRPLTRRQMLGRTGAGFGLLGLAGAMETAGLLSPPTAQGATATGLGGLHHPAKAKRVIFLFMNGAPSHVDTFDPKPALAKYAGEAPSADKFKLERKLKGGTFMPSPFRFRPHGESGVVMSELFPHLSHFADDLCVLRGMHTDTPNHEPGLLLMHSGHQQPTRPSLGSWLSYGLGSENANLPPFVVLCPGLPVVGPQLWSSAFLPGEHQGMSVNTSDLDVHAMIAHLKHSKLDRAEQRKQLDLIQQMNDLHRADRPHESALDAQISSLELAFQMQTEAGEAFDLSREPERLRETYGRTTFGQSCLLARRLVERDVRVVQVYYVDGRNKQPWDTHSANDKGHRRLCADADRATAALLGDLKARGLLDDTLVIWGGEFGRTPYSEPAKKGDPGRDHHHTGFSMFLAGGGVKGGYTHGATDEFGMNAIEGRMHVHDLHATALHLLGVDHERLTYRYSGRDFRLTDVYGSVIQDLIA
- a CDS encoding PSD1 and planctomycete cytochrome C domain-containing protein, which encodes MSLVPNPVDRSRGQSLTTAVALAIVLGMAPHARASADEAEGLALFEAKIRPVLIEQCYSCHSAEENVAKGGLRLDSRAAMLQGGDGGPAVEPGDPELSLLIEAIRYDSYVQMPPSRKLPPEVIAAFEQWVTMGAPDPRSDDGSTPEPPTTGIDWDAARSSWTYQPPKRSEPPEVSDPSWVRSPIDAFILARLDDSGLVPNPEADRRTLARRLSIDLLGLPPDPLEVEAFVADPSPNAVEAFVDRLLASPHFGERWARVWLDLARYAEDQAHIVGDDTSLTYPNAYLYRDWLIKALNDDIPYDTFIRRQLAADLIEPADSDELAALGFIGLGPKYYRRNSPEVMAEEWEDRVDVVSRGLLGLTVACARCHDHKYDPISTEDYYALAGVFASTVMFNQPLTDECELDDDGEAKAPENAMHIIKDADPKDLNVFIRGNVEQKGPVARRHFLSVLSDGEPILLGDESSSGRLDLAEAIVDPSNPLTSRVFVNRVWGQLFGQSIVGTPSNFGILGEQPTHPELLDDLAARFVTEGGWSLKSLIRELATSSTYRQSSAITNAHRTIDPENTLYARAARKRLVVESWRDSVLAASGSLDRTVGGTSIDPSDPDVGRRTLYSRISRLELHPMLARFDFPDPNAHSDGRARTTTPLQKLFVLNSPFVTHHADRLADRLASEAGDDPDARIDLAYRLLFARPPSDAETQLALSFLGSDSCNDPERWAVYAQALLASNEFLLID